A window of Pirellulales bacterium contains these coding sequences:
- a CDS encoding endo-1,4-beta-xylanase, translating to MAHRTARGGMGTLYRRIRTPRFSKSRTTLATLRAMLAAAVALGPLGAELSAVAQTTTVNGNTLAMRSNGASSGLSWNLDQNGFVGTYVTLAEPGDVTISVQASGQAGGGPAPKMNVVVGDWRAGFDVGGTLNPYVHTFSLPAGTHFVRTEYPNDFVGASASASSRSLTVRSLSVTGATVSNVNDVSNALAASDTYIQYGRRGDARLALVGAEPGSTVDVQLKRHAFNWGANAHGTSTALFNNAQYTDFFKTHFNMIVPSRAGKWNNNESTRNVVTSVTGNGYLNTMLNFAEANNMRARLHNLIWANSDGAEQPSWVRNMLNNPEAIDPLTGKSNLDALRDAISNRIGYYVGDGPGGFPELSLRYDEVDIYNESRHTGVNASTDANYWNRYGAAGVADIYAEAAQAAANAGSQAKMYVNEYNVFNWNDQYANWYRQHIEDIQYADGDPHTAPVGGIGIQVYLGTGGGAFQPVRAMQSMQNLSVLGLPMSITEFGVSDSVEDPELARQFVNQVMRMSFGHPDMTTFMYWGFWAGGNSQAAQGASILANADWSLTDIGKMYQDMLGIQDWDGDPANGWTTSLSLPVGPDGTIDFTGFYGDYEITVDGRRYALTLDKGQTDHALVTALSADFNGDGRVDDADLAVWQDGFGLGDVDGNALLAWQRQLGLQLSPSLGPAAAAAVPEPAGWLLLALATLMRRRPRRSSGS from the coding sequence ATGGCGCATCGCACGGCAAGAGGCGGAATGGGGACGCTCTATCGTCGGATTCGCACGCCGCGGTTTTCGAAATCCCGCACGACGCTGGCGACGCTCCGCGCCATGCTCGCCGCGGCGGTTGCTCTCGGGCCGCTCGGGGCCGAACTCTCCGCCGTCGCCCAAACGACGACCGTCAACGGCAACACGCTTGCCATGCGCTCCAACGGCGCCTCCAGCGGTCTGAGCTGGAATCTCGACCAGAACGGTTTCGTCGGGACGTACGTCACGCTGGCCGAGCCCGGCGACGTGACCATCAGCGTGCAGGCCTCGGGCCAGGCGGGCGGCGGCCCCGCGCCGAAGATGAACGTCGTCGTCGGCGACTGGCGGGCCGGCTTCGACGTCGGCGGCACGCTCAACCCCTACGTGCACACGTTCTCGCTGCCGGCCGGCACGCACTTTGTGCGCACCGAGTATCCGAACGATTTCGTCGGCGCCTCGGCGTCCGCCAGCTCGCGGAGTCTCACCGTGCGGAGCCTGAGCGTCACCGGCGCGACGGTCTCCAACGTCAACGACGTGTCCAACGCCCTGGCCGCCTCGGACACGTACATCCAGTACGGTCGCCGCGGCGACGCCCGGCTCGCCCTGGTCGGCGCCGAGCCGGGTTCGACCGTCGACGTCCAGCTCAAGCGGCACGCGTTCAACTGGGGCGCCAACGCCCACGGCACGAGTACGGCCCTCTTCAACAACGCCCAGTACACCGACTTCTTCAAGACGCACTTCAACATGATCGTCCCCTCGCGGGCCGGCAAGTGGAACAACAACGAATCGACGCGCAACGTCGTCACCAGCGTCACCGGCAACGGCTACCTCAACACGATGCTCAACTTCGCCGAGGCCAACAACATGCGGGCCCGCCTGCACAACCTGATCTGGGCCAACTCCGACGGCGCCGAGCAGCCGAGTTGGGTCCGCAATATGCTCAACAACCCTGAAGCGATCGACCCGCTCACCGGCAAATCGAACCTCGACGCCCTCCGCGACGCGATCAGCAACCGCATCGGCTACTACGTCGGCGACGGCCCCGGCGGCTTTCCCGAGCTCTCGTTGCGGTACGACGAGGTCGACATCTACAACGAAAGCCGGCACACCGGCGTCAACGCCTCCACGGACGCCAATTACTGGAACCGCTACGGGGCTGCGGGCGTCGCCGACATCTACGCCGAGGCCGCCCAGGCGGCCGCCAACGCCGGCTCCCAAGCCAAGATGTACGTCAACGAGTACAACGTCTTCAACTGGAACGACCAGTACGCCAACTGGTACCGCCAGCACATCGAGGACATCCAATACGCCGACGGCGATCCGCACACCGCCCCCGTCGGCGGCATCGGCATCCAGGTCTACCTCGGCACAGGCGGCGGCGCCTTCCAGCCCGTCCGCGCCATGCAGTCGATGCAGAACCTCAGCGTCCTGGGCCTGCCGATGTCGATCACCGAATTCGGCGTCTCCGATTCCGTCGAGGATCCCGAACTTGCCAGGCAGTTCGTCAATCAGGTCATGCGCATGTCCTTCGGCCATCCCGACATGACCACCTTCATGTACTGGGGCTTCTGGGCCGGAGGCAACAGCCAAGCGGCTCAGGGCGCCTCGATCCTCGCCAACGCCGACTGGTCGCTCACCGACATCGGCAAGATGTACCAGGACATGCTCGGCATCCAGGATTGGGACGGCGACCCCGCCAACGGCTGGACGACCAGTCTCTCCCTCCCGGTCGGCCCCGACGGGACGATCGACTTCACCGGCTTCTACGGCGACTACGAGATTACCGTCGACGGTCGGCGCTACGCACTCACGCTCGACAAAGGCCAGACCGACCACGCCCTCGTCACGGCCCTGTCGGCCGACTTCAACGGCGACGGACGGGTCGATGACGCCGACTTGGCCGTCTGGCAGGACGGGTTCGGACTCGGCGACGTCGACGGGAACGCCCTGCTCGCCTGGCAGCGGCAACTCGGCCTGCAACTGTCCCCGTCGCTAGGCCCCGCTGCCGCCGCAGCCGTCCCCGAACCCGCCGGCTGGCTCCTGCTGGCCCTCGCGACGCTGATGCGGCGAAGACCTCGGCGGTCGAGCGGCTCTTGA
- a CDS encoding PrsW family intramembrane metalloprotease translates to MVCPGCQKPLRAPEALAGKRVKCPACGTATTVPAAASSPSSPGGSAGASNANAPAAAKSASSSGGTIAATCPHCARGLKVPAAFAGQQIPCPACKTPFRVAPLPSHATPSQPSSESGVALGVLGDPLSELALSLSGTTAPARDIWDELDQPVEHGGRRPGPGSPTPRRTPAVANSPAPARALGRRSRRPRFLYVAFVLTLVPLAVQMTTSREDVPRRLAQMIENDPAFAAKYAELAAQSGENFDEDALFRAMPGGRILGAHLAHDTWVHWIYALAAAALFIVAIMTLFDPGGASLGKLLAALAITASVGIAILLLFQFMAAFSQGVWVRGRGLLVLLFYIVKFIGFSYESALDPRNGFALSFLGFTFGVGLCEELTKLIPAVGLMKSGRGDWRGACALGLASGAGFGVAEGIMYSASYYNGAWGGDVYLTRFVSCVGLHAVWAASAAVLAAPIRDKSIDGSDMIVAALKAIAVPAVLHGLYDTLLKRDMELWALVVAAASFAWLIAVAERTRSAEGRLEPSVA, encoded by the coding sequence GTGGTCTGCCCTGGATGCCAGAAACCGCTGCGGGCGCCGGAGGCGCTCGCCGGCAAGCGGGTGAAGTGCCCGGCGTGCGGCACAGCGACGACCGTGCCGGCGGCCGCGAGTTCTCCCTCGTCGCCCGGAGGCTCTGCCGGCGCTTCGAACGCAAACGCTCCGGCCGCGGCGAAATCGGCATCCTCGTCGGGCGGGACGATTGCCGCGACCTGCCCCCATTGCGCTCGCGGGCTCAAGGTCCCGGCGGCGTTCGCGGGACAGCAGATCCCTTGCCCGGCGTGCAAGACGCCGTTTCGCGTCGCGCCCCTCCCGTCGCATGCGACGCCTTCGCAACCCTCGTCAGAGTCCGGCGTCGCCCTCGGAGTCCTGGGCGATCCGCTCTCGGAATTGGCGCTCAGCCTGTCGGGGACGACCGCCCCGGCCCGGGACATCTGGGACGAACTCGATCAGCCGGTCGAGCACGGCGGGCGCAGGCCGGGTCCGGGGTCGCCGACGCCGCGGCGCACTCCCGCGGTTGCCAATTCGCCCGCGCCGGCGCGGGCGCTCGGTCGCCGTTCGCGTCGACCGCGGTTCCTGTACGTCGCGTTCGTGCTGACGCTCGTTCCGCTGGCCGTGCAAATGACGACCTCGCGCGAAGACGTCCCGCGACGACTCGCCCAAATGATCGAGAACGATCCGGCGTTTGCCGCAAAGTACGCCGAACTTGCCGCTCAGTCCGGAGAGAACTTCGACGAGGACGCGCTGTTCCGCGCGATGCCCGGAGGTCGGATCTTGGGCGCCCATCTGGCTCACGATACGTGGGTCCATTGGATCTACGCCCTGGCGGCCGCGGCGCTGTTCATCGTGGCGATCATGACGCTGTTCGACCCCGGCGGCGCGTCGCTCGGGAAACTGCTGGCGGCGCTGGCGATCACCGCGTCGGTCGGCATCGCGATCCTGCTGCTGTTCCAATTCATGGCCGCGTTCTCGCAAGGGGTCTGGGTTCGCGGACGCGGGTTGTTGGTGCTGCTGTTCTACATCGTGAAGTTCATCGGCTTCTCGTACGAATCTGCGCTCGATCCGAGAAACGGATTTGCCCTCAGCTTCCTCGGCTTCACGTTCGGCGTCGGCTTGTGCGAGGAGCTGACGAAGCTGATCCCCGCCGTCGGGCTCATGAAATCGGGTCGGGGGGACTGGCGCGGCGCTTGCGCACTGGGCCTCGCCAGCGGAGCGGGCTTCGGCGTCGCCGAGGGGATCATGTACTCGGCCAGCTACTACAACGGCGCGTGGGGCGGCGACGTGTATCTCACTCGGTTCGTCTCGTGCGTGGGCCTGCACGCCGTCTGGGCCGCCTCGGCCGCCGTGCTGGCGGCCCCGATTAGGGACAAGTCGATCGACGGCTCGGACATGATCGTCGCGGCGCTCAAGGCGATCGCCGTTCCGGCGGTGCTGCACGGGCTGTACGACACGCTTCTCAAACGCGACATGGAACTGTGGGCGCTCGTCGTCGCTGCGGCGAGCTTCGCCTGGCTGATCGCAGTAGCGGAACGGACGCGGAGCGCTGAGGGACGCCTGGAACCGTCCGTCGCCTGA
- a CDS encoding methylated-DNA--[protein]-cysteine S-methyltransferase produces MATNTSANQAIEIVSAPSELGYIAVAVRNGRLCGVSFGEATAAAAERCVRRCAEEITFARGVSHHGADDADPAKIVGRLVRYASGVQVPLDDLPLGLAPMTGFQRRVVAACRAIPYGQTRTYGQVAAAAGSPGAARAVGQVMASNRVPLVVPCHRVVAASGGLGGFSAPQGTAMKRRLLALESAGAASCAAQ; encoded by the coding sequence ATGGCGACGAACACCTCCGCGAATCAGGCAATCGAGATCGTCTCCGCGCCCAGCGAGTTGGGTTACATTGCCGTCGCTGTGCGCAACGGGCGACTCTGCGGGGTGAGTTTCGGCGAAGCCACAGCCGCGGCGGCTGAGCGCTGCGTGCGGCGATGCGCCGAGGAAATCACGTTCGCGCGCGGCGTCAGTCATCACGGGGCCGACGACGCCGACCCGGCGAAGATCGTCGGTCGCCTCGTCCGGTACGCATCGGGCGTCCAGGTCCCGTTGGACGATCTGCCGCTCGGTCTGGCGCCGATGACCGGGTTCCAGCGGCGCGTCGTCGCGGCCTGTCGGGCCATCCCTTACGGTCAGACGCGAACCTACGGCCAAGTGGCGGCCGCCGCCGGGAGCCCCGGCGCCGCGCGAGCCGTGGGGCAGGTCATGGCGTCGAATCGCGTGCCGCTTGTCGTTCCATGCCACCGCGTCGTCGCCGCGAGCGGCGGGCTCGGGGGATTTTCCGCCCCGCAGGGGACCGCCATGAAGCGCCGCCTGCTGGCCCTGGAATCGGCCGGCGCCGCCTCCTGCGCGGCGCAGTAG
- a CDS encoding response regulator yields MAKKAAAAVAAKRILLVDDDAEIIESLRLALEAEKFEVLIARDGNQGLALIERESPDLVILDMMMPKRSGFLVLERLKRLGEKKQRIIMITANEGNRHKAYAEMLGVDDYVRKPFPMDRLIQSVKRLLGE; encoded by the coding sequence ATGGCTAAGAAAGCTGCCGCCGCCGTTGCGGCGAAACGGATACTGCTGGTCGACGACGACGCCGAGATCATCGAATCGTTACGGCTGGCGCTCGAAGCGGAAAAGTTCGAGGTGCTCATCGCCCGCGACGGCAACCAGGGCTTGGCCCTGATCGAGCGCGAGTCGCCGGACCTCGTGATCCTCGACATGATGATGCCGAAGCGAAGCGGCTTCTTGGTCCTCGAACGTCTCAAGCGGCTGGGCGAGAAGAAGCAGCGGATCATCATGATCACCGCCAACGAGGGGAACCGCCACAAGGCGTACGCCGAAATGCTGGGCGTCGACGATTACGTCCGCAAACCCTTCCCGATGGACCGGCTGATCCAGAGCGTGAAGCGGCTGTTGGGAGAGTGA
- a CDS encoding galactose mutarotase, which yields MFRFSSLALVVAAAWSFAQPADGHVHAYKFGETPDGELVKVYTLHSNNGADFEILTLGATLRKASVPDKNGDMADVVFGFDNVADYLGENNQYFGCVVGRYGNRIAKGKFALDGQEYQLATNNDPNHLHGGGERALSKVVWKAKRFESEHSRGVKLWYTSPDGEEGYPGELTIAVTYTLDDDNVLRIDYEATTDKPTVLNLTNHAYFNLSGAGSPTINDHEIMINADRYTPVDDTLITTGELAPVEGTPLDFRKPSRIGARVDELGSGEGAGYDHNFVLNRDGVADGELVVAAVLRDPASGRTLTVRTDQPGVQFYGGNFLKGQTGKDGQTYAHRSGLCLETQHYPDSPNKEGLEGWPSVVLRPGETYRHVQIYEFGVEK from the coding sequence ATGTTCCGCTTCTCTTCGCTCGCTCTGGTCGTCGCGGCAGCTTGGTCCTTCGCTCAGCCCGCGGACGGCCACGTCCATGCCTACAAGTTCGGCGAGACCCCCGACGGAGAACTTGTGAAGGTCTACACGCTTCACAGCAACAACGGCGCCGACTTCGAGATCCTCACCCTCGGCGCCACGCTGCGCAAGGCGTCGGTTCCCGACAAGAACGGCGACATGGCCGACGTCGTGTTCGGGTTCGACAACGTCGCCGACTACCTGGGCGAGAACAATCAGTATTTCGGCTGCGTGGTGGGCCGATACGGCAATCGCATCGCCAAGGGAAAGTTCGCCCTCGACGGCCAGGAATATCAACTGGCCACGAACAACGATCCCAACCACCTGCACGGCGGCGGCGAGCGGGCCCTCTCGAAGGTCGTCTGGAAGGCGAAGCGGTTTGAAAGCGAACATTCTCGCGGCGTGAAGTTGTGGTACACGAGCCCCGACGGCGAGGAGGGCTACCCGGGCGAACTGACGATCGCCGTCACCTACACGCTCGACGACGACAACGTCCTGCGGATCGACTACGAGGCGACGACCGACAAGCCGACTGTGCTCAACCTGACCAATCACGCCTACTTCAATCTCTCGGGCGCGGGTTCGCCGACAATCAACGATCACGAGATCATGATCAACGCCGATCGCTACACGCCGGTCGACGACACGCTGATCACCACGGGCGAGTTGGCGCCGGTCGAAGGGACGCCGCTCGATTTCCGCAAGCCATCGAGGATCGGCGCCCGCGTCGACGAGCTCGGCTCCGGCGAAGGGGCCGGGTACGACCATAACTTCGTCCTCAACCGCGACGGGGTCGCCGACGGCGAGTTGGTCGTCGCCGCAGTCCTGCGCGACCCCGCTTCGGGACGCACGCTGACCGTAAGGACCGACCAACCCGGCGTGCAGTTCTACGGCGGCAACTTCCTCAAGGGCCAAACCGGCAAGGACGGCCAGACCTACGCCCACCGCAGCGGGCTGTGCCTCGAGACGCAGCACTACCCCGACTCGCCGAACAAGGAGGGGCTGGAAGGCTGGCCGAGCGTCGTCCTCCGCCCGGGCGAGACCTATCGCCACGTCCAGATCTACGAGTTCGGGGTCGAGAAGTAG
- a CDS encoding isochorismatase family protein: protein MNAPTDSAASGLPRSPELATPAASLLLVVDVQERLLAVQPRAREIVWNARRLLDGAAVLGVRIAATEQYPQKLGTTAPLLAERLPNPAVEKLAFSAAACGELWAPLPGAGIDRVVLCGIETHVCVQQTALDLLAAGYRVLVAVDAVGARFDLDHATGLRRMEASGATLTTTESILFEWCERAGTPEFKQVSSLAKETMK, encoded by the coding sequence ATGAACGCTCCGACCGACAGCGCGGCCTCCGGCCTGCCCCGCAGTCCCGAACTGGCGACCCCCGCCGCGTCGCTCTTGCTGGTCGTCGACGTTCAGGAGCGGCTTCTCGCTGTCCAACCGCGAGCGCGCGAGATCGTGTGGAACGCTCGACGACTCCTCGACGGGGCGGCGGTCCTCGGGGTGCGCATTGCTGCGACGGAACAATACCCGCAGAAGCTGGGGACGACGGCTCCGCTGTTGGCCGAGCGGTTGCCGAACCCCGCGGTCGAAAAGCTGGCGTTCAGTGCGGCCGCATGCGGCGAGTTGTGGGCCCCGCTCCCCGGCGCGGGAATCGACCGCGTCGTCCTGTGCGGCATCGAAACGCATGTTTGCGTCCAACAAACAGCGCTCGACCTGCTGGCCGCGGGCTACCGCGTGCTGGTCGCCGTCGACGCGGTCGGCGCCCGATTCGACCTCGATCACGCAACCGGCTTGCGCCGCATGGAAGCAAGCGGCGCCACGCTGACGACGACCGAGTCAATCCTGTTCGAATGGTGCGAGCGGGCCGGAACCCCCGAGTTCAAACAGGTCAGCTCCTTGGCGAAAGAGACGATGAAGTAG
- the hslV gene encoding ATP-dependent protease subunit HslV produces the protein MKFRSTTILTVRRDGRVALGGDGQVTMGQTVVKSDAVKIRKLAEGNVLVGFAGAAADAFALMERLEAKLKDYPQNLPRAATELAKEWRMDRALRRLEALVAVVDAKNTLLVSGTGDVIQPSDGILGIGSGGNYAMAAARALVQHSKLSAAEIVRASLDIAGDICVYSNRNVAIEELI, from the coding sequence ATGAAGTTTCGCTCGACCACGATTTTGACCGTCCGTCGCGACGGACGCGTCGCCCTGGGAGGCGACGGTCAGGTGACCATGGGGCAGACCGTCGTGAAGAGCGACGCGGTGAAGATCCGCAAGCTCGCTGAGGGGAACGTGCTGGTCGGTTTCGCGGGCGCTGCGGCCGACGCGTTCGCCCTCATGGAGCGCTTGGAAGCGAAGCTGAAAGACTATCCCCAGAACCTCCCCCGCGCGGCGACCGAACTGGCCAAGGAGTGGCGCATGGATCGAGCGTTGCGTCGGCTCGAGGCGCTGGTGGCGGTCGTCGACGCCAAGAACACGCTGCTGGTCTCCGGCACGGGGGACGTCATCCAGCCGAGCGACGGCATTCTCGGGATCGGCAGCGGAGGAAACTACGCCATGGCCGCGGCCCGGGCACTTGTTCAGCACAGTAAGCTTTCCGCAGCCGAGATCGTTCGCGCTTCGCTGGACATCGCGGGCGACATCTGCGTCTACTCGAATCGCAACGTGGCGATTGAAGAACTGATTTGA
- the hslU gene encoding ATP-dependent protease ATPase subunit HslU has protein sequence MTPREIVAELDRHIVGQNDAKRAVAIAVRNRWRRRQLDEELRKEVAPKNILMIGPTGVGKTEIARRLAKLTGAPFIKVEATKYTEVGYYGRDVESMIRELVENAIGIVREQELSQVEEEAKKRVEERLVDLLAPAPASFDVGVDSHESPDRYERTREKMRAMLAAGELEQRTVEIAVEQKTQAMILPGMNPGGDQMDFDFQGVLEKILPKNVSRREATVAEARRVLFDQECEALINQEKVNGKAVELAESTGIIFVDEIDKVVASEGGRGADVSRQGVQRDLLPIVEGTTVQTRYGYVKTDHVLFIAAGAFHSTKPSDLMPELQGRFPIRVELADLTKDDFVRILSEPHNSLTRQYAALMQTEGVETVFAPEAIASLADYAFQVNQTTQNIGARRLHTILERLLEELSFEAADMKTGRVEVNAAYVKQRLDKVVQDEDLSRYIL, from the coding sequence CTGACCCCGCGGGAAATTGTCGCCGAGCTCGATCGGCACATTGTCGGCCAGAACGACGCCAAGCGAGCCGTGGCGATCGCCGTGCGCAATCGCTGGCGCCGGCGACAGCTCGACGAGGAGCTGCGCAAGGAAGTTGCGCCGAAGAATATCCTGATGATCGGTCCCACCGGCGTCGGCAAGACCGAGATCGCCCGCCGACTTGCCAAGTTGACCGGGGCGCCGTTCATCAAGGTCGAGGCGACCAAATACACCGAAGTCGGCTACTACGGCCGCGACGTCGAGAGCATGATTCGCGAACTGGTTGAGAACGCGATCGGGATCGTCCGCGAGCAGGAACTGTCTCAGGTCGAAGAGGAGGCGAAGAAGCGGGTCGAGGAACGCCTGGTCGACCTGCTCGCCCCGGCGCCGGCGTCGTTTGACGTCGGGGTCGACTCGCACGAGTCCCCTGATCGGTACGAGCGAACCCGCGAGAAAATGCGGGCCATGCTCGCGGCAGGCGAGTTGGAGCAGCGCACGGTCGAGATCGCCGTCGAGCAGAAGACCCAAGCGATGATCCTGCCCGGCATGAACCCCGGGGGGGATCAGATGGACTTCGATTTCCAGGGGGTGCTCGAGAAGATCCTGCCCAAGAACGTCTCGCGCCGCGAGGCGACCGTCGCCGAGGCCCGTCGCGTGCTGTTCGACCAAGAGTGCGAGGCCCTGATCAATCAGGAGAAGGTGAACGGCAAGGCGGTCGAATTGGCCGAGAGCACGGGGATCATCTTCGTCGACGAAATCGACAAAGTGGTCGCCAGCGAAGGGGGCCGCGGCGCCGACGTTTCGCGGCAGGGGGTGCAACGCGACCTGCTGCCGATCGTCGAAGGGACCACTGTGCAGACCCGGTACGGTTACGTGAAGACCGATCACGTGCTGTTCATCGCCGCGGGGGCGTTTCACTCGACCAAGCCGTCCGATCTGATGCCGGAGCTGCAGGGGCGGTTCCCCATTCGCGTCGAACTGGCGGACCTGACCAAAGACGATTTCGTCCGGATCCTCAGCGAGCCGCACAACTCGCTGACCCGACAATACGCGGCCCTCATGCAGACCGAGGGAGTTGAAACGGTCTTTGCCCCCGAGGCGATCGCGTCGCTGGCCGACTACGCATTCCAGGTGAATCAGACGACGCAGAACATCGGCGCCCGCCGACTCCACACGATCTTGGAGCGATTGCTGGAGGAGCTAAGCTTCGAAGCCGCCGACATGAAGACCGGCCGCGTCGAGGTGAACGCCGCGTACGTCAAGCAGCGGCTCGACAAGGTCGTGCAGGACGAGGACCTCAGCCGGTATATCTTGTGA
- the tsaE gene encoding tRNA (adenosine(37)-N6)-threonylcarbamoyltransferase complex ATPase subunit type 1 TsaE, which translates to MNQFLFESVGEAETDRLGAALAAALPPGTVVALIGALGAGKTRLVQGIATALGVPAEDVTSPTFVLVNEYPGRMPAYHFDAYRLRDEDEFLELGPEEYFEGVGLTFVEWADRVESCLPRERVEIRCEPTGESSRRFLVTAVGEQYAGCVAKTAAEMAIR; encoded by the coding sequence ATGAATCAGTTCCTCTTCGAATCCGTCGGCGAAGCCGAGACTGATCGGCTCGGAGCGGCCTTGGCCGCGGCGCTCCCGCCGGGAACGGTCGTCGCGCTGATTGGCGCCCTTGGCGCCGGCAAGACGCGGCTGGTCCAAGGGATCGCAACCGCGCTGGGGGTTCCCGCCGAGGACGTGACCAGCCCGACGTTCGTGCTGGTCAACGAATACCCGGGCCGAATGCCGGCGTACCACTTCGACGCCTACCGACTGCGCGACGAGGACGAGTTTCTCGAGCTCGGACCCGAGGAGTACTTCGAGGGGGTCGGGCTGACGTTCGTGGAATGGGCCGACCGCGTCGAATCGTGCCTCCCGCGCGAGCGGGTCGAAATCCGCTGCGAACCCACGGGGGAATCGTCGCGCCGGTTTCTCGTCACGGCCGTCGGCGAACAATACGCGGGGTGCGTGGCGAAAACAGCGGCAGAGATGGCAATACGGTAG
- a CDS encoding thiamine-monophosphate kinase, translating into MEREFVEWLVANLPPSPLLRIGPGDDAAVLAWPPEGDLVATTDAITDQVDFLLEEVDPVRVGRKALGVNLSDLAAMAAEPVAALVSLVLPRRGAGGRSTRELAEAIYRGMLPLAEQHACVIAGGDTNTWDGPLAISVTALGRVGPGGALLRSGARPGDQVLVTGALGGSLLGRHLDVEPRVREALLLRERFELTAGMDVSDGLALDASRLAAASGCGLVIDPAAVPIAPAAHELASRSGRMPLDHALGDGEDFELLVTAPAVEAERLLREQPLGIPVTRVGWCIAAPGLWQPAGGEALQPLAPTGYLHADEPPPAT; encoded by the coding sequence ATGGAACGCGAATTCGTCGAGTGGCTTGTCGCAAACCTGCCGCCGAGTCCGCTGCTGCGGATCGGCCCCGGGGACGATGCGGCCGTTTTGGCTTGGCCGCCGGAAGGCGATCTCGTGGCGACCACCGACGCAATCACCGATCAAGTCGACTTTTTGCTCGAGGAAGTCGACCCCGTAAGGGTGGGTCGCAAGGCCCTGGGGGTCAATCTCAGCGATCTCGCCGCGATGGCCGCCGAGCCGGTGGCGGCGCTCGTGTCGCTGGTCTTGCCGCGCCGCGGGGCAGGGGGACGGTCGACGCGGGAATTGGCCGAGGCGATCTACCGCGGAATGTTGCCGTTGGCCGAGCAGCACGCATGCGTCATCGCCGGCGGCGACACGAACACGTGGGACGGACCGCTGGCGATTAGCGTCACGGCCCTCGGACGCGTCGGCCCGGGCGGAGCCTTGCTCCGCAGCGGGGCCCGACCCGGGGATCAGGTGCTCGTCACCGGGGCCCTGGGGGGGAGCCTCCTCGGCCGGCATCTCGACGTGGAACCACGCGTTCGCGAAGCGCTCCTGCTGCGCGAGCGTTTCGAACTGACCGCCGGCATGGACGTCAGCGACGGATTGGCGCTCGACGCGTCGCGACTGGCCGCGGCCAGCGGTTGCGGCCTCGTGATCGACCCCGCCGCCGTACCGATCGCCCCGGCCGCGCATGAGCTCGCGTCCCGATCCGGTCGAATGCCGCTGGACCATGCGCTGGGGGACGGCGAAGATTTTGAATTGCTGGTGACCGCCCCTGCCGTCGAGGCCGAGCGATTGCTCCGCGAGCAACCGCTCGGGATCCCCGTGACCCGCGTCGGCTGGTGCATCGCAGCACCGGGTCTCTGGCAACCCGCTGGCGGCGAAGCGTTGCAACCGCTTGCCCCGACCGGCTACCTGCACGCTGACGAACCGCCGCCCGCAACCTAA
- a CDS encoding carbon storage regulator, with amino-acid sequence MLVVTRKVGEGLVIGDSVSVTVLKITAAGVRLGIEASPETPIMREELAEELRLSDEQRLADEQRLTDSQP; translated from the coding sequence GTGCTGGTTGTCACCCGAAAAGTTGGCGAAGGACTCGTCATCGGCGATTCGGTCTCCGTCACGGTGCTCAAAATCACCGCGGCAGGCGTGCGCTTGGGGATCGAAGCGTCGCCGGAAACGCCCATCATGCGCGAGGAGCTGGCCGAGGAACTCCGGCTTTCCGACGAGCAGCGGCTTGCCGACGAGCAGCGGCTAACCGACTCGCAGCCTTGA